In one Culex quinquefasciatus strain JHB chromosome 2, VPISU_Cqui_1.0_pri_paternal, whole genome shotgun sequence genomic region, the following are encoded:
- the LOC6034897 gene encoding pancreatic lipase-related protein 2 isoform X1, protein MFEFLIPFVCHHVLLKNLFQMKCDMDQLRMIDPNYGVTWMFLPDDQGNPHIVDLTMPNDTNSQERAGSNCNRDVTFYFYRQETKNNPTAFKFINDPAVPLNVSDCFDPSLPTKFVIHGWRNSINSAVCQQVKNAYLKRQDVNVFVVDWSPLASDTFYFRSASATRDVGRHVGGLIDRLVAERDLDLNSVHIIGHSLGAHTSGFAGSSVRSGKVARISGLDPALPGFTDSAPDSRLDPSDARFVDVIHTCAGMLGSDAKLGHVDFWPNGGRANQPGCGGMNDFTGACSHGRSYEYYSESVNAPENFMAYPCGNENTYKNKKCRTAPVPMGDGTPVESRGNHYLETNPEPRFGRGLER, encoded by the exons ATGTTCGAGTTCTTGATTCCGTTCGTTTGTCACCACGTACTGCTGAAGAACTTGTTTCAAA TGAAATGTGACATGGACCAGCTGCGGATGATCGATCCCAATTATGGCGTAACGTGGATGTTTCTACCGGACGATCAGGGCAATCCGCACATTGTGGATCTGACGATGCCGAACGATACCAACTCGCAGGAACGGGCGGGATCGAACTGCAACAGGGACGTGACGTTTTACTTTTACCGACA AGAAACCAAGAATAATCCAACGGCGTTCAAGTTTATCAACGATCCGGCGGTTCCGCTGAACGTGAGCGATTGTTTTGACCCAAGTCTGCCAACCAAGTTTGTGATCCACGGTTGGCGAAACTCGATCAACAGTGCCGTTTGCCAGCAGGTTAAGAATGCGTATTTGAAGCGGCAAGATGTGAACGTCTTCG TTGTGGACTGGAGCCCTCTGGCTTCGGATACCTTCTACTTCCGGTCGGCGTCAGCTACGCGGGACGTAGGACGTCACGTCGGAGGACTGATCGATCGCTTGGTGGCGGAACGTGACTTGGACCTGAACTCGGTGCACATCATCGGTCACAGTTTGGGTGCTCACACGTCCGGATTCGCCGGTAGTTCCGTTCGTTCGGGGAAGGTTGCACGCATTTCTGGACTTGATCCAGCTCTACCAGGTTTCACAGATTCCGCACCGGATTCGCGACTGGATCCAAGTGACGCGCGGTTCGTCGATGTGATTCATACCTGCGCAGGGATGTTGGGCAGCGACGCGAAACTGGGACACGTGGACTTTTGGCCTAACGGAGGTCGTGCCAATCAGCCTGGGTGTGGCGGAATGAATGACTTTACCGGAGCGTGTAGTCACGGTAGATCGTACGAGTATTATTCGGAGTCGGTAAACGCACCCGAGAACTTTATGGCTTATCCCTGTGGGAACGAGAACACGTACAAGAACAAGAAGTGTCGAACGGCGCCGGTTCCAATGGGGGACGGAACACCGGTAGAATCGCGCGGAAACCACTATCTTGAGACGAATCCGGAACCACGGTTTGGACGAGGTTTGGAACGGTGA
- the LOC6034900 gene encoding uncharacterized protein LOC6034900 → MSRALVKVIASVVALTSTISSASEFNIGPCHFQYLEPCSSDTIQYYLFTSDNPEGAPVLLDNIDPHVPEGVNLTYQNKMIVHGYAGNIDFNATKLIRNAYLRQPATNVLVVDWGKLSKLPCYPTAAFNTKQAGECTATFLIGLKANHPEFSCRDLHAIGFSLGAHVLSFTSNALEKAIGIKFKRITGLDPALPFFATARQHWKLDITDADFVDVIHTNAGVYGKIETCGHVDFYMNGGQNQPICENDSNQPLCSHMMAPAYFAESITSKVGFWATKCTSYFTYFFGFCRYKSEQQLQQQQLQPVDNDLNQENGYGENSLAAVDTNRILMGEHCQNDDIKFYLFTRSNPEDRQYVHIDDTMEKSNLSSSYFNPSLPTKVIIHGYNADMFLAPLINMKGEYLSRGSYNLFYVDWSLLGPGPCYPSAVHNTKHVGTCIAQLVERMLDSGTDDIHLIGFSLGAQVTNYVSVKLRPFHLRRISGLDPAMPLFITAPADDKLDPSDANFVDVIHTNALVQGKIERCGHVDFYMNGGIIQPGCWGGGQNPMACSHHRAPDYFAESIRSLSGFWGWQCNSYIYYLLGFCPQNAFQVMAGEDCNPGTEGMFMITTNSDSPFAIGRWTDTNNVYKKDAVLNKFGLRRDPFISDIDQWGKLEGNFNNVEQFPTPYSQDPNNANDDDWPYFNHIGTNKLTKEYIRKIVEQDKSRYEDTTEHSKPHPNLRISSPEINNDIDQRTELTDLRRRLQLKEASVMEHYSVPVLNTR, encoded by the exons ATGAGTCGAGCCTTGGTGAAAGTGATCGCGAGTGTCGTGGCGTTGACGAGTACAATTAGTAGTGCCAGCGAGTTCAACATTGGACCGTGCCACTTTCAGTATCTGGAACCGTGCAGCTCGGACACGATCCAGTACTATCTGTTTACCAGTGACAACCCGGAGGGAGCCCCAGTTCTGCTGGACAATATCGATCCCCACGTGCCGGAAGGGGTCAACCTGACCTACCAGAACAAAATGATCGTGCATGGTTACGCCGGGAATATCGACTTCAACGCGACCAAGTTGATCCGAAATG CGTACCTGCGCCAACCCGCCACCAACGTGCTGGTCGTGGACTGGGGAAAACTGTCCAAGCTGCCCTGCTACCCGACGGCGGCCTTCAACACGAAACAGGCCGGCGAGTGCACGGCGACATTTCTCATCGGCCTCAAGGCCAACCATCCGGAGTTCAGCTGCCGGGACCTGCACGCCATCGGATTCAGCCTCGGTGCCCACGTACTCAGCTTCACCAGCAACGCACTGGAGAAGGCGATTGGAATCAAATTCAAACGGATTACAG GTCTCGATCCGGCCCTTCCGTTCTTCGCGACCGCCCGCCAGCACTGGAAGCTGGACATTACGGATGCGGACTTTGTGGACGTGATCCACACGAACGCCGGGGTGTACGGCAAGATCGAGACGTGCGGCCACGTGGACTTTTACATGAACGGCGGCCAGAACCAGCCGATTTGCGAGAACGATTCCA ATCAACCCCTGTGCAGCCACATGATGGCTCCGGCGTACTTCGCCGAGTCGATCACCAGCAAGGTGGGTTTCTGGGCCACCAAATGTACCAGCTATTTTACGTACTTTTTCGGCTTCTGCCGATATAAATCCGAACAGCAActgcaacagcagcagcttcAACCAGTCGACAACGACCTGAACCAGGAAAATGGCTACGGCGAAAACAGTCTGGCTGCCGTCGATACCAATCGAATATTGATGGGCGAGCACTGCCAGA ATGACGACATCAAGTTCTACCTGTTCACCCGGTCGAACCCGGAGGACCGACAGTACGTGCACATTGACGACACGATGGAGAAATCAAATCTCAGCTCGTCTTACTTTAACCCGTCGCTGCCGACCAAGGTGATCATTCACGGGTACAACGCGGACATGTTTTTGGCACCGTTGATCAACATGAAGGGGGAGTATCTGAGTCGAGGCAGTTACAATTTATTTTACGTGGACTGGAGTTTGCTGGGTCCGGGACCGTGCTATCCGTCGGCGGTGCACAACACTAAGCACGTGGGAACTTGCATCGCACAGTTGGTCGAACGAATGCTTGATTCCGGGACGGACGATATCCACCTGATTGGGTTTTCGCTGGGTGCCCAGGTTACGAACTATGTGTCGGTCAAGCTGCGACCGTTCCATTTGAGACGTATCAGCGGACTGGATCCGGCAATGCCACTGTTTATTACGGCCCCAGCTGATGACAAGCTCGATCCTTCGGACGCCAACTTTGTAGACGTTATCCACACGAACGCGTTGGTTCAGGGCAAGATCGAGCGATGTGGTCACGTGGACTTTTACATGAATGGAGGGATCATCCAGCCAGGATGCTGGGGAGGAGGACAAA ACCCAATGGCGTGCAGTCACCATCGAGCTCCGGACTACTTTGCGGAATCCATCCGAAGTCTGTCCGGTTTCTGGGGTTGGCAGTGCAATAGCTACATCTACTATCTGCTTGGCTTTTGTCCTCAAAATGCGTTCCAGGTGATGGCAGGTGAGGACTGCAATCCGGGCACGGAGGGAATGTTCATGATCACCACCAACTCCGATTCGCCGTTCGCGATCGGACGCTGGACCGACACCAACAATGTGTACAAAAAGGATGCCGTGCTGAACAAGTTTGGACTTCGACGAGATCCCTTCATCAGCGACATCGACCAGTGGGGCAAGCTCGAGGGAAACTTTAACAACGTGGAACAATTTCCCACGCCATACTCGCAAGATCCAAACAACGCCAACGATGACGATTGGCCGTACTTCAACCACATTGGCACAAATAAACTAACCAAAGAATACATTAGAAAGATTGTCGAGCAGGACAAGTCCCGTTACGAGGACACCACAGAGCACAGTAAACCACATCCTAATCTGAGGATCAGCAGTCCCGAGATCAATAACGATATCGATCAACGAACAGAATTGACCGATTTGAGGAGACGACTTCAGCTGAAGGAAGCCAGCGTGATGGAGCACTATTCAGTACCGGTACTGAACACTCGTTAG
- the LOC6034897 gene encoding pancreatic lipase-related protein 2 isoform X2 codes for MGALSFVLLSAVLVYTVKCDMDQLRMIDPNYGVTWMFLPDDQGNPHIVDLTMPNDTNSQERAGSNCNRDVTFYFYRQETKNNPTAFKFINDPAVPLNVSDCFDPSLPTKFVIHGWRNSINSAVCQQVKNAYLKRQDVNVFVVDWSPLASDTFYFRSASATRDVGRHVGGLIDRLVAERDLDLNSVHIIGHSLGAHTSGFAGSSVRSGKVARISGLDPALPGFTDSAPDSRLDPSDARFVDVIHTCAGMLGSDAKLGHVDFWPNGGRANQPGCGGMNDFTGACSHGRSYEYYSESVNAPENFMAYPCGNENTYKNKKCRTAPVPMGDGTPVESRGNHYLETNPEPRFGRGLER; via the exons ATGGGAGCACTTAGTTTCGTTCTGTTATCAGCAGTACTAGTCTACACCG TGAAATGTGACATGGACCAGCTGCGGATGATCGATCCCAATTATGGCGTAACGTGGATGTTTCTACCGGACGATCAGGGCAATCCGCACATTGTGGATCTGACGATGCCGAACGATACCAACTCGCAGGAACGGGCGGGATCGAACTGCAACAGGGACGTGACGTTTTACTTTTACCGACA AGAAACCAAGAATAATCCAACGGCGTTCAAGTTTATCAACGATCCGGCGGTTCCGCTGAACGTGAGCGATTGTTTTGACCCAAGTCTGCCAACCAAGTTTGTGATCCACGGTTGGCGAAACTCGATCAACAGTGCCGTTTGCCAGCAGGTTAAGAATGCGTATTTGAAGCGGCAAGATGTGAACGTCTTCG TTGTGGACTGGAGCCCTCTGGCTTCGGATACCTTCTACTTCCGGTCGGCGTCAGCTACGCGGGACGTAGGACGTCACGTCGGAGGACTGATCGATCGCTTGGTGGCGGAACGTGACTTGGACCTGAACTCGGTGCACATCATCGGTCACAGTTTGGGTGCTCACACGTCCGGATTCGCCGGTAGTTCCGTTCGTTCGGGGAAGGTTGCACGCATTTCTGGACTTGATCCAGCTCTACCAGGTTTCACAGATTCCGCACCGGATTCGCGACTGGATCCAAGTGACGCGCGGTTCGTCGATGTGATTCATACCTGCGCAGGGATGTTGGGCAGCGACGCGAAACTGGGACACGTGGACTTTTGGCCTAACGGAGGTCGTGCCAATCAGCCTGGGTGTGGCGGAATGAATGACTTTACCGGAGCGTGTAGTCACGGTAGATCGTACGAGTATTATTCGGAGTCGGTAAACGCACCCGAGAACTTTATGGCTTATCCCTGTGGGAACGAGAACACGTACAAGAACAAGAAGTGTCGAACGGCGCCGGTTCCAATGGGGGACGGAACACCGGTAGAATCGCGCGGAAACCACTATCTTGAGACGAATCCGGAACCACGGTTTGGACGAGGTTTGGAACGGTGA